In Silene latifolia isolate original U9 population chromosome 3, ASM4854445v1, whole genome shotgun sequence, a single window of DNA contains:
- the LOC141647329 gene encoding cysteine-tryptophan domain-containing zinc finger protein 3-like isoform X2, with the protein MRDIEVEEGEGYLFRDGDDDDENIDPDRDLSYIDRKLEKLLGHYQKDFMRGFSADSQGTIFGGYGSFLPVYERSPPILSNHRSQSQVCSKSPSNLQSKHFSQTPSVPANTSLPARTAPVSSNQSVQFLSKSGVPTMKNQLTVENSAKCASNHHVEPKIPPLNHSGPKLKFRVKMAPESVLPRDNSSIYNGLGLDMSPSSSPAGTPLEKDGTLLGLQETNLESPSFIVKIMTSTAVPNEALISPLHDDLISLMEVENTSETHLPRSGQVEPLDIVHDSFYLDGRKASVEKEQKLKDTSKENNSKQKDANKETKSKQDTKRQKPSELVKEDNKEDGNVIKIRRKSEKDKNLIPSPKDKPGTKKRNEFGLGEEVANKVLKQHSVGKNEVKEEDLDSVYPKKAYGYRKESGIIANNKEVAVVYEKDVKDNNTHYGIPQEIKHEVVSSNQKSYAKAIPPLQKDLILEEPPSVAKKDFRTGSLSSTQPPRGSAVSSSRAEYEEVIPENNPSRSKRGDVVLPKEIKDNKVAVIENTSKKKKEVSLRGVALGATEREGQQSASKMKVQLNSRKVGVAAIPGPNSGDVMNVNFFREKVLGDELPPPENASLVPLEMDDWVQCEKCQKWRLLPFGTNPDSLPKEWICSMLTWLPGMSKCSVSEDETTHALRARYLPTALGPSALVLNDQQAHLGGTACVKAFSGAQNVGLSNLSPSADVMLSRGKKHSLSKLEIHAARQSGGEDFSRAMKRDLQHSGGTGSLKNLKKNPLETACSSKYAAGRPSKIPKKRMAETEVYGVSRKIKKVHQQSLVNSGDAGLIQAEIRGQSQNYNPDAFQSSRDFVRGSSECPPLKLKNRGLSAMQAMNDEVNVVSEKKRKLKDQCRKANASEPFCNGQRPQDINTKGNNGDKGHRRMKDDVVSKHNLGCADDISTSQELGIGPHNVEPYHSDRMSRKIADARKSEKAGNLGLSDNATTSSSSKISMKVKVKAREVKCSPVGSISSSPLKVYKSDPEKGMDKVGVLYDEPVELSSRKRLKSKGESPCASNEFAPRNEVVKDRKSNLSKIAGVKPDAVHEDQYSKKVSSRKPSNANRVGALPKLEDFEAHNGKLDHRHHEEGTVALQKNSESQRPNGLNFDGTSLDRQKLHTADMSDEKGSSSYSLCVPELEKGGGFNSVRVDNDNGKLSRHVLDNRVNLRHPHNNTHAFKAKEDSTSMNKDSFHWAVTALQEAKALKHTANCLKTTGSGFSTGLFFQAALKFLHGASLLEPGDSENGRLKEMSSTEVYSSTAKLFEYCAHEFEKCDDMASAALAYKCMEVAYMRVVYNNDVAATRELIELQMAVRAAPHVESPSSSASDIDNLNNHMAIDLARIGHSAVDDWTHVISAGSRPNFVRLISFTHDINLAMEASRKSQNAFAVANSRLSQAGNEEGISSIKRVLDFSFHDVDGLLCLVRLAMAALEN; encoded by the exons ATGAGAGACATTGAGGTTGAAGAGGGCGAGGGTTATTTGTTTcgagacggtgatgatgatgatgaaaataTTGATCCTGACAGGGACTTGTCTTACATT GACAGGAAGCTTGAAAAATTATTGGGACATTATCAGAaagattttatgcgtgggttttctGCCGATAGCCAGG GTACCATATTTGGGGGCTATGGATCATTCTTACCAGTGTACGAACGCTCTCCTCCGATTTTGTCGAACCATAGGAGTCAGAGCCAAGTGTGTTCAAAATCTCCCTCTAATCTCCAATCAAAG CATTTTTCTCAGACCCCGAGTGTTCCTGCTAATACTTCACTGCCTGCTAGAACTGCACCTGTCTCAAGTAACCAGTCTGTGCAGTTTCTATCAAAATCAGGGGTTCCCACTATGAAGAACCAATTGACAGTTGAAAACTCGGCAAAATGTGCTTCAAACCATCATGTTGAGCCAAAAATTCCACCATTAAATCATTCTGGACCAAAACTAAAGTTTAGAGTCAAAATGGCACCTGAGAGTGTATTACCTCGGGATAACTCTTCAATATACAATGGCCTTGGTCTTGATATGTCCCCTTCTTCATCACCAGCAGGCACTCCATTAGAAAAAGATGGAACTTTGCTTGGCTTGCAAGAAACGAATCTGGAGTCTCCTTCCTTCATTGTTAAG ATTATGACATCTACTGCTGTTCCAAATGAAGCACTTATTTCGCCCCTTCATGATGACTTGATTAGTCTAATGGAAGTGGAGAATACTTCAGAGACTCATTTACCTAGGTCTGGTCAAGTGGAACCTCTCGACATCGTACATGATAGTTTTTACTTAGATGGAAGGAAAGCCAGTGTTGAAAAAGAGCAAAAACTTAAGGATACGAGTAAGGAGAATAACTCAAAACAGAAGGATGCAAACAAGGAGACGAAATCAAAGCAAGATACGAAAAGGCAAAAGCCTTCTGAATTGGTGAAGGAGGATAACAAGGAAGACGGAAATGTGATTAAGATAAGAAGGAAGTCCGAGAAGGACAAAAATCTAATTCCAAGTCCTAAAGATAAACCCGGCACCAAAAAGAGGAATGAATTTGGATTGGGAGAGGAGGTGGCAAATAAGGTCCTGAAACAACATAGTGTGGGGAAGAACGAAGTGAAAGAGGAAGATCTTGACTCTGTATATCCTAAGAAAGCTTATGGGTATAGGAAGGAAAGTGGAATCATTGCTAACAATAAGGAAGTAGCTGTGGTTTATGAGAAGGATGTCAAGGACAACAACACACATTATGGCATTCCTCAGGAGATAAAACATGAAGTTGTATCATCAAATCAAaagtcatatgccaaagcaaTACCTCCTCTTCAGAAGGATCTCATTTTGGAGGAACCTCCTTCTGTAGCTAAGAAGGATTTTCGAACTGGTAGTCTCTCGTCTACTCAGCCACCAAGAGGAAGCGCTGTTAGTTCTTCTAGGGCAGAATATGAAGAGGTTATCCCTGAAAACAATCCTTCTAGAAGCAAAAGAGGTGATGTAGTTTTACCCAAGGAAATAAAGGACAACAAGGTAGCTGTTATTGAAAATACTagcaagaaaaagaaagaagtGAGCTTGAGGGGAGTTGCGTTGGGAGCTACTGAAAGAGAAGGACAACAATCTGCAAGCAAAATGAAGGTCCAATTGAACAGTAGAAAAGTTGGTGTTGCTGCTATTCCTGGACCTAATTCAGGAGATGTGATGAATGTGAATTTTTTCAGGGAAAAGGTTCTTGGTGATGAATTGCCGCCACCAGAGAATGCTTCACTAGTACCGTTAGAAATGGATGATTGGGTCCAATGTGAGAAATGTCAAAAGTGGCGACTTTTGCCGTTTGGCACAAACCCAGATTCCCTCCCAAAGGAATGGATATGTAGCATGCTTACATGGCT GCCTGGGATGAGTAAGTGTAGCGTCAGCGAGGATGAGACAACTCATGCATTGCGAGCACGTTACCTACCCACTGCTTTGGGTCCTTCTGCACTTGTGCTGAATGATCAGCAGGCTCATTTGGGTGGAACTGCATGTGTAAAAGCTTTTTCTGGGGCTCAAAATGTTGGTCTTTCGAACCTGTCCCCTAGTGCTGATGTTATGCTCAGTAGAGGCAAAAAACACAGTTTATCGAAGTTGGAGATTCACGCCGCTAGGCAAAGTGGCGGTGAAGACTTTAGCAGAGCTATGAAGAGGGATCTACAACACTCTGGTGGAACCGGAAGTCTAAAGAACCTGAAAAAAAATCCGTTGGAGACAGCTTGTTCTAGTAAATATG CTGCCGGTAGGCCATCAAAGATTCCAAAGAAAAGGATGGCCGAAACTGAGGTTTATGGAGTATCTAGGAAAATCAAGAAAGTACATCAGCAATCTTTGGTAAATTCAGGCGACGCTGGACTGATACAAGCAGAAATCAGAGGTCAAAGTCAAAATTATAATCCTGATGCTTTTCAAAGTTCACGGGATTTTGTGCGTGGGAGTTCAGAGTGCCCTCCTCTGAAACTAAAAAATAGAGGTCTAAGTGCGATGCAAGCCATGAATGATGAGGTAAATGTTGTTTCTGAGAAGAAGAGAAAATTGAAGGACCAATGTCGAAAAGCTAATGCTTCAGAACCCTTTTGTAATGGTCAGCGGCCTCAGGATATCAACACAAAGGGGAATAATGGAGACAAGGGACATCGTAGAATGAAGGATGATGTTGTTTCTAAGCATAATCTTGGCTGTGCTGATGATATTAGCACAAGCCAAGAGCTGGGGATAGGTCCTCACAATGTGGAGCCATATCACTCTGACAGGATGTCTCGTAAGATTGCTGATGCAAGAAAATCTGAAAAGGCCGGTAATTTGGGTTTGTCTGACAATGCAACCACTTCAAGCTCGTCAAAGATATCCATGAAAGTTAAAGTGAAAGCACGTGAAGTGAAATGTTCTCCAGTAGGATCAATTTCATCATCTCCTTTGAAGGTTTATAAGTCTGACCCCGAGAAAGGGATGGATAAAGTTGGTGTTTTATATGATGAACCGGTAGAGTTGTCTTCTAGAAAGCGGCTTAAATCCAAGGGAGAAAGTCCTTGTGCATCTAATGAATTTGCGCCTCGTAATGAAGTAGTGAAGGACAGAAAATCCAATCTTTCAAAAATTGCTGGTGTTAAGCCTGACGCTGTTCATGAAGATCAATATTCTAAGAAAGTATCATCTAGGAAACCTTCTAATGCCAATAGAGTAGGTGCTCTACCAAAACTTGAGGATTTTGAGGCTCATAATGGTAAATTGGATCACAGGCATCATGAAGAGGGTACTGTAGCCTTGCAAAAAAATTCAGAAAGTCAGAGGCCGAATGGCTTGAACTTTGATGGAACATCATTGGATAGACAGAAATTACATACTGCTGATATGAGTGACGAAAAGGGTTCATCGTCCTATTCCCTTTGTGTCCCTGAATTAGAAAAGGGCGGTGGGTTTAATTCAGTGAGAGTTGATAATGACAATGGGAAGCTCTCTAGACATGTTTTGGATAATCGTGTGAATTTGAGACACCCTCACAATAATACTCATGCGTTCAAAGCTAAGGAGGATTCAACTTCTATGAATAAAGATAGCTTCCATTGGGCTGTTACTGCTTTGCAAGAAGCAAAAGCTCTCAAACATACAGCTAATTGTTTGAAG ACTACTGGATCAGGATTCAGCACCGGCCTTTTCTTCCAGGCCGCATTGAAGTTTCTCCATGGAGCTTCCCTACTTGAACCTGGGGACAGTGAAAATGGTAGACTCAAGGAAATGTCTTCAACTGAAGTATACAGCAGTACTGCAAAATTATTCGA ATATTGTGCTCATGAATTTGAAAAGTGCGATGACATGGCCTCAGCTGCTTTGGCCTACAAATGCATGGAGGTTGCATACATGAGAGTTGTTTATAATAACGATGTTGCTGCGACCAGAGAACTGATCGAGTTACAAATGGCTGTTAGAGCCGCTCCTCATG TAGAGTCTCCATCGTCATCCGCCTCTGATATCGACAACTTAAATAATCATATGGCCATAGATTTGGCTAGGATTGGGCATTCTGCGGTGGATGACTGGACCCATGTTATATCAGCTGGAAGTCGGCCTAATTTTGTGCGGCTGATCAGCTTT ACTCATGATATTAATCTTGCTATGGAGGCCTCCAGAAAGTCACAGAATGCTTTTGCAGTTGCAAATTCCAGACTTTCACAGGCGGGAAATGAGGAGGGCATATCTTCCATCAAAAGAGTTCTTGATTTTAGCTTCCATGATGTAGATGGTCTGTTGTGTTTAGTCCGTCTTGCCATGGCTGCTCTTGAAAATTAA